From the genome of Deltaproteobacteria bacterium, one region includes:
- a CDS encoding molybdopterin-dependent oxidoreductase → MTLDGGLSRRHFLRMAGAVGLGTAALPNELLASYQFLSPTAVANPLAHYPNRDWEEQYRKIFRTDGSFHFLCAPNDTHNCLLRAYTKNGVIVRIEPSWGYGKAKDLDGNQASARWDPRGCQKGFALGRRVYGDRRIDGARVRRGFRQWVEKGCPRGPDGRPPAELFRRGADAWEKVPFEKAFDLHARALVDIARTYSGEAGAERLRQQGYDPAMIETAEGAGTRTLKHRGGMPLLGPLRIYGLARFANSLALLDAKVRGVGADEAKGAVNWDSYAWHTDLPPGHPMATGEQTVEFDLFSAERSKLLIVWGMNWVATKMPDGHWLTEARQRGTKVVVIACEYSATANKGDEVVVVRPGTTPALALGLAQVVLREKLYDPAFVRGHTDLPLLVRMDTLALLRADELPGAGAPKPLTNYVRLLEDGEKPPPAYQQDTQLVPRKLREAWGDLVVWDTKAEAPAVISRDEVGARFAARGIEPALEGRFEVTLASGETVEVRPAFELVRSYVTDNFDPKTVSRITWAPEKAIVSLAREIAANPEHVLFALGMGPNQFFNNDLKDRAVFLLAALTRNIGFLGGNIGSYSGNYRLTLFGGVPQWASEDPFDLELDPSKPAHQRYYVRFESAHYFNYGDAPLREGNKLFTGKTHVPTPSKALFLANSNSILGNAKWHFDVVHNTLPKVECVAFSDWWWTASCEYADVVYGVDSWAEFKLPDVTASSTNPFLQVFPRTPLERIFDTRSDAQVLAGLSKRLGELLEEPRFVDAWKFVHEDRPEVYLQRILDGSTIARGYRIEELEKSCAAGTPALIMSRTYPRTTGWEQSHEDKPWYTRSGRIELYRGETEWVESGENLPVYREPVDSTFYEPNVLVAKPHPAIRPIAPAGFGIPDDDRRAPVRQVRHVVRSWPEVEKTRHPLAAEGHRFVYHTPKYRHGVHTTPADTDVVAVFFGPFGDMFRRDKRMPFVTEGYVDINPADARELGIEDGDYVWIQGDPAEKPFRGWQQDPAFAEVAKLVLRARYYPGTPRGVLRTFHNMYGSTIGSVQGSRERPDGLAKSPTTGYQSMYRTGSHQSATRAWLKPTLMTDSLTRRSSYGQIVGTGFAVDVHGPTGSPREAFVRIEKVEDGGIGGVGKWRPAALGFRPANENEAMKQYVAGAFVEGGGKEEA, encoded by the coding sequence ATGACGCTCGACGGCGGTCTCTCTCGGCGGCACTTCCTGCGGATGGCAGGTGCCGTCGGACTCGGCACGGCGGCGCTTCCGAACGAGCTGCTCGCCAGCTACCAGTTCCTGAGCCCGACGGCGGTCGCCAACCCGCTCGCGCACTACCCGAACCGCGACTGGGAGGAGCAGTACCGCAAGATCTTCCGGACCGACGGCTCCTTCCACTTCCTGTGCGCGCCGAACGACACCCACAACTGCCTCCTGCGCGCCTACACCAAGAACGGTGTGATCGTCCGCATCGAGCCGAGCTGGGGCTACGGCAAGGCGAAGGACCTGGACGGCAACCAGGCCTCGGCGCGCTGGGACCCGCGCGGCTGCCAGAAGGGCTTCGCGCTCGGGCGGCGCGTGTACGGCGACCGCCGGATCGACGGCGCGCGCGTGCGGCGCGGGTTCCGCCAGTGGGTCGAGAAGGGCTGTCCGCGCGGTCCCGACGGGCGCCCGCCGGCGGAGCTGTTCCGGCGCGGCGCCGACGCCTGGGAGAAGGTCCCCTTCGAGAAGGCCTTCGACCTGCACGCGCGGGCGCTCGTCGACATCGCCCGCACCTACTCCGGCGAGGCCGGCGCCGAGCGGCTGCGCCAGCAGGGCTACGACCCCGCCATGATCGAGACCGCCGAGGGTGCCGGCACCCGGACCCTCAAGCACCGCGGCGGCATGCCGCTGCTCGGGCCGCTGCGGATCTACGGGCTCGCGCGCTTCGCCAACTCGCTCGCCCTGCTCGATGCCAAGGTCCGCGGCGTCGGGGCGGACGAGGCGAAGGGCGCCGTGAACTGGGACTCCTATGCCTGGCACACCGACCTGCCGCCGGGCCACCCCATGGCGACCGGGGAGCAGACCGTCGAGTTCGACCTGTTCTCGGCCGAGCGCTCCAAGCTCCTGATCGTGTGGGGCATGAACTGGGTCGCCACCAAGATGCCGGACGGCCACTGGCTCACCGAGGCGCGCCAGCGCGGCACCAAGGTGGTCGTGATCGCGTGCGAGTACAGCGCGACGGCCAACAAGGGCGACGAGGTGGTGGTCGTGCGCCCCGGGACCACGCCCGCCCTGGCGCTCGGCCTCGCCCAGGTGGTCCTGCGCGAGAAGCTCTACGACCCCGCGTTCGTGCGCGGCCACACCGACCTGCCGCTGCTGGTCCGGATGGACACGCTCGCCCTCTTGCGCGCCGACGAGCTGCCGGGCGCCGGCGCACCGAAGCCGCTCACGAACTACGTGCGCCTGCTCGAGGACGGCGAGAAGCCGCCCCCGGCCTACCAGCAGGACACCCAGCTCGTGCCGCGCAAGCTGCGCGAGGCCTGGGGCGACCTCGTGGTCTGGGACACCAAGGCCGAAGCCCCCGCGGTGATCAGCCGGGACGAGGTCGGCGCCCGCTTCGCCGCGCGCGGGATCGAGCCGGCACTCGAGGGCCGCTTCGAGGTGACGCTCGCGAGCGGAGAGACCGTCGAGGTCCGCCCCGCCTTCGAGCTGGTGCGCAGCTACGTCACGGACAACTTCGACCCGAAGACCGTGTCGCGCATCACCTGGGCGCCGGAGAAGGCGATCGTCTCGCTCGCGCGCGAGATCGCGGCGAACCCCGAGCACGTGCTCTTCGCCCTCGGCATGGGCCCGAACCAGTTCTTCAACAACGACCTGAAGGACCGGGCGGTGTTCCTGCTCGCGGCGCTCACCCGCAACATCGGCTTCCTGGGCGGGAACATCGGCTCGTACTCCGGCAACTACCGGCTGACGCTGTTCGGCGGCGTGCCCCAGTGGGCGTCCGAGGACCCCTTCGACCTCGAGCTCGACCCGTCGAAGCCGGCGCACCAGCGCTACTACGTGCGCTTCGAGTCCGCCCATTACTTCAACTACGGCGATGCACCGCTGCGCGAGGGCAACAAGCTCTTCACGGGCAAGACCCATGTGCCGACGCCCAGCAAGGCACTGTTCCTCGCCAACTCGAACTCGATCCTGGGCAACGCCAAGTGGCACTTCGACGTGGTGCACAACACGCTGCCGAAGGTCGAGTGCGTCGCGTTCTCGGACTGGTGGTGGACGGCCTCGTGCGAGTACGCCGACGTCGTCTACGGGGTCGACTCCTGGGCCGAGTTCAAGCTCCCCGATGTCACGGCCTCCTCCACGAACCCCTTCCTCCAGGTCTTCCCGCGCACCCCGCTCGAGCGCATCTTCGACACCCGCAGCGACGCCCAGGTGCTGGCGGGCCTGTCGAAGCGGCTCGGCGAGCTGCTCGAGGAGCCGCGCTTCGTCGACGCCTGGAAGTTCGTGCACGAGGATCGCCCCGAGGTCTACCTGCAACGGATCCTGGACGGCAGCACGATCGCGCGCGGCTACCGGATCGAGGAGCTCGAGAAGAGCTGCGCCGCCGGCACGCCGGCGCTGATCATGTCCCGGACCTATCCGCGGACGACGGGCTGGGAGCAGAGCCACGAGGACAAGCCCTGGTACACCCGGAGCGGTCGCATCGAGCTCTACCGCGGCGAGACGGAGTGGGTCGAGTCGGGCGAGAACCTGCCGGTCTACCGCGAGCCGGTCGATTCCACCTTCTACGAGCCCAACGTGCTGGTGGCGAAGCCGCACCCGGCGATCCGCCCGATCGCTCCCGCCGGCTTCGGCATCCCGGACGACGACCGGCGCGCGCCGGTGCGGCAGGTACGCCACGTGGTGCGCTCCTGGCCGGAGGTCGAGAAGACCCGCCATCCGCTGGCCGCGGAGGGGCACCGCTTCGTCTACCACACGCCCAAGTACCGGCACGGCGTCCACACGACCCCTGCGGACACGGACGTGGTGGCGGTGTTCTTCGGGCCCTTCGGCGACATGTTCCGGCGCGACAAGCGCATGCCCTTCGTCACCGAGGGCTACGTGGACATCAACCCCGCCGACGCCCGCGAGCTCGGCATCGAGGACGGCGACTACGTCTGGATCCAGGGCGATCCGGCCGAGAAGCCCTTCCGTGGCTGGCAGCAGGACCCCGCCTTTGCGGAGGTGGCGAAGCTCGTGCTGCGGGCCCGCTACTACCCCGGCACGCCGCGGGGGGTGCTGCGCACCTTCCACAACATGTACGGCTCGACGATCGGCTCGGTGCAGGGCAGCCGCGAGCGGCCGGACGGGCTCGCGAAGAGCCCCACGACCGGATACCAGTCGATGTACCGGACCGGCTCGCATCAGAGCGCAACGCGCGCCTGGCTCAAGCCTACGCTGATGACCGACTCGCTGACCCGGCGCAGCTCCTATGGGCAGATCGTCGGCACGGGCTTCGCCGTCGACGTCCACGGCCCGACCGGCTCGCCGCGCGAAGCCTTCGTGCGGATCGAGAAGGTCGAGGACGGCGGCATCGGGGGCGTGGGGAAGTGGCGGCCGGCCGCGCTCGGCTTCCGGCCGGCCAACGAGAACGAGGCGATGAAGCAGTACGTGGCCGGCGCCTTCGTCGAGGGCGGCGGGAAAGAGGAGGCCTGA
- a CDS encoding dehydrogenase, producing the protein MARVFNWQIGREMDYPYEEARPQRQFAAVFDTNKCIACQSCTIGCKSAWTSGRGQEYMFWNNVETKPYGFFPLGWDVRILDKLGVREMGGAVYEGKTLFESAPNGERVLGYLPDESDWTHVNIGEDDSAGDGIERGAHLAMPHVQWMFYLARICNHCTYPACLAACPRQSIYKRPEDGVVLIDQTRCRGYRECVKGCPYKKTFYNPVTRVSEKCIACYPRIEEGLQSTCMNACIGKIRLQGFISKPDQVREDNPIDFLVHVRKVAKPLYPQFGLEPNVYYVPPIHVPASFLRQMFGYGVEDAVAAYRRLPDDKDLMAAVAVFGNSPFIVHRFKREGDLALGFDEQGTEIVRVPIHEPAIIRAFEDPARATFRHNIT; encoded by the coding sequence ATGGCGCGCGTCTTCAACTGGCAGATCGGCCGTGAGATGGACTACCCCTACGAGGAGGCCCGCCCGCAGCGGCAGTTCGCCGCCGTCTTCGACACCAACAAGTGCATTGCCTGCCAGAGCTGCACGATCGGCTGCAAGTCGGCGTGGACCAGCGGCCGCGGGCAGGAGTACATGTTCTGGAACAACGTCGAGACCAAGCCCTACGGGTTCTTCCCGCTGGGCTGGGACGTCCGGATCCTCGACAAGCTCGGCGTGCGCGAGATGGGCGGGGCCGTCTACGAGGGCAAGACGCTCTTCGAGTCGGCACCGAACGGCGAGCGCGTGCTCGGCTACCTGCCCGACGAGTCGGACTGGACGCACGTGAACATCGGCGAGGACGACTCGGCCGGGGACGGCATCGAGCGGGGCGCCCACCTCGCGATGCCCCACGTGCAGTGGATGTTCTACCTGGCCCGGATCTGCAACCACTGCACCTATCCGGCCTGCCTGGCGGCCTGCCCGCGCCAGTCGATCTACAAGCGCCCCGAGGACGGCGTGGTGCTGATCGACCAGACCCGCTGCCGTGGCTATCGCGAGTGCGTGAAGGGCTGCCCCTACAAGAAGACCTTCTACAACCCGGTGACGCGCGTCTCCGAGAAGTGCATCGCGTGCTACCCGCGGATCGAGGAGGGCCTCCAGTCCACCTGCATGAACGCCTGCATCGGCAAGATCCGGCTCCAGGGCTTCATCTCGAAGCCGGACCAGGTGCGCGAGGACAACCCGATCGACTTCCTGGTGCACGTGCGCAAGGTGGCGAAGCCTCTCTACCCGCAGTTCGGGCTCGAGCCGAACGTCTACTACGTGCCGCCCATCCACGTGCCGGCCTCGTTCCTGCGCCAGATGTTCGGCTATGGCGTCGAGGACGCGGTGGCGGCCTACCGGCGGCTGCCGGACGACAAGGACCTGATGGCGGCGGTGGCGGTGTTCGGCAACTCCCCGTTCATCGTCCACCGCTTCAAGCGCGAAGGCGATCTCGCCCTCGGCTTCGACGAGCAGGGCACGGAGATCGTGCGCGTCCCGATCCACGAGCCGGCGATCATCCGGGCCTTCGAGGATCCGGCTCGCGCCACCTTCCGCCACAACATCACCTGA